The DNA segment TAGCAGCTAAAGTCCAAGGAGTAGTAGTCCAAGCTATAAAATATGGCTTACCCCACTCTGCCATCTCTGGCTTAGGATTCTTCATAGCAAACTGTGCTGTTACTGTAGTATCCTTAACATCTCTATAACAACCGGGCTGGTTAAGTTCATGGCTAGACAAGCCTGTACCTGCTGCAGGTGAATATGGCTGTATGGTATAGCCTTTGTACAATAAGTCTTTATTATAAAACTGCTTAAGTAACCACCAAAGCGTTTCCATATACTTATTATCATAAGTAATATAAGGGTTATCCAGATCTACCCAATATCCCATTTTTTCAGTCAGTTCACGCCATTCCGTCGTAAACTTCATTACGTTCTCTCTACATTTCTTATTGTATTCTTCAATAGAAATTTTAGAACCAATATCTACTTTAGTTATGCCAAGTTCCTTTTCAACGCCAAGTTCAACAGGCAAGCCATGAGTATCCCACCCTGCCTTACGATGGACCTGAAATCCCTGCATTGTCTTATATCTGTTAAAAGTATCCTTTATTGCACGAGCCAATACATGATGAATTCCGGGATGACCATTAGCCGAAGGAGGACCTTCAAAGAAAACAAATTGAGGACATCCCTCACGTTCACTTATTGATTTATGAAAAACATCATTTCTTGTCCAGTCAGCAAGTACATCCTTGTTAACCTCTGTAAGATTCAAACCTTTATGTTCGGCAAATTTCTTGGCCATATCTTTAAATTAATTTAAAATTCAAAAATGCTATTTTTATAGCGTGCAAAGGTAAGAAAAAAAATTAGTAAAGCAAAAGAAATAAAAAAAATAATATTTTAATATATCTGTATCACAAAATATTTGTATCTTTGGAGAATGAAAAGAGCTATAATCATAGGTGCATCATCAGGCATAGGGTTTGAAATCAGTAAGTTGCTTCTTGCAGATGGATGGAATATTGGAGTCGCTGCAAGGAGAACCAACCGCCTGGAATCGCTCAAGTCAATGTCACCAACAACAGTTGAAACAGAATATTTAGACATAACATCCGATGATTCCTCATCACGGATACTTTCACTAATAGATCGTCTTGGCGGAATAGACCTTTTTATTCAAGCTTCAGGTATTGGTAAGCAAAACAGAGATTTAAACCAGCAAATTGAAATAGATACTATAAGAACAAATACGCTAGGTTTCACACGTGTAATAACGACTGTATTTAATTACATGAGTAAAAATAGCGGTGGACACATTACAGTAATCAGTTCTATTGCAGGAACTAAAGGGCTCGGTCCTGCGCCATCTTATTCTGCATCAAAGGCATTTCAAAGCACGTACATACAGGCACTAGAACAATTGTCTAATATGCGTCACCTAAATATCAAGTTCACAGATATACGCCCTGGATTTGTAGATACCGACTTATTATCAGATGATCACTATCCGATGCTTATGGATAAGACTAATGTTGCTAAAGAAATCATAAGAGCTATCCATGCAAATAAACATATATCAATAATAGATTGGCGCTGGCGCATTACAACTTTTTTATGGAGGATTATGCCACGCTACATATGGAGAAAAATAAAACTATAATATGTCAGATCACAAAAATATTTTTCGTATACAATCAGTCAACAAGGCATTTATTATTGCAGTTGTTATAAATCTTATTTTTATATCAATTGAAACAACTGTTGGACTAACGGAATCTTCACTTAGCCTTCTTTCAGATGCCGGACATAACTTACGCGATGTCTTTTCACTATTATTAGTGCTCGTCTCATTTCGACTAGCAAAGGTAAAAAGGAACAAACACTTCACCTACGGATACAAAAAAAGTACAATATTAATTTCACTAGTCAATGCGACAATCTTAATAGTAGCATTGTGTGCCATCATAATTGAAAGCATATTAAAATTTCATGTGCCTGCAAATGTAAATGGAGAAGCAATGTCATGGACAGCAACAGCCGGAATAGTCGTTAATGGAATTACTGCAGCCCTACTTATAAATGGTCAGAAACATGACATAAACATACGTGGTGCCTTTCTGCACAAACTTATAGATGCAATGGTTTCCGTTGGAGTTGTAATTTCAGGACTTGTTATAACCTACACTGGATGGAATATCATTGATCCTATAGTCAGTCTTGTTATAGCAATAGTCATACTAATTCCAAGTGTCAAACTCCTAATAGAGAGCATTCATTTATCATTAGATGGCATTCCACACGGTATTAACATAGAAGATATAGAGAAAATCATTAAGAACACTAGCCATGTTATCGAAGTTCACCATATACACATCTGGCCATTAAGCACTACTGAAAATGCATTAACTGCTCATATAAAAATAGATGATATTTCTTATATGGAGAATGTAAAATACGAGATTAAGAATCAACTAGAAATTGCAGGAATAAACCACACTACAATAGAATTCGAAAGTAATATTTTTAAATGCGATGATACCAGATGCAATATTGCTTCACCGCAAAATTAGATTTTAAGTACTTACACTAATCGTCCCTTTTGTCACAATGTACGCTAAACCAGAATTTTGACCCTTTACATGGTTCTGATTCTACACCAATACGACCATTTACCTTGTCAATAATATCTTTGAATATACATAAACCAAGTCCTGGACCTTGAGAGAACTGGCTAATTTTTTCGAACTTTCCAAATATGACACTTTGATATTCCTTAGCAATTCCTATTCCTGTATCAGCAACAGACACTGTTAGCAAGGAACCAGCAACACTATAATCTACGGTAATATTACCACTAGGGGTAAACTTATTTGCATTTAGTAACAGTATATTCATAACCTCACTAAGACGATGAGGATCTAGATAGACAGGATATGATTCATGTTCAATAAGTCTCAGTTCTAAACCTTCATGTATTTTATCACGCATACTTTCTATAAAATCGTGCATAAAAGAGCTTATATCAAATTTATTGCGATTAAACATATAACAACCGCTCTCCAATGAAGACAGAGAAATCAAATCATTAATAATCACAATAAGCATATCCAAATTTTTATAGATTATATCCATAAACAATTCGTGTTCCTCTTTTGTAACACCTGCATCAAGCAACTGTAAAAAACCAATGACAGCATTAAGAGGGGTTCGTATTTCATGGCTTATATTATGAACGAATGTGGATTTCATTCTGTCCGCAGATTCGACTTTCATACTCATTTTATTATAGTCATCCATATGCTTATGAACTAGGTCTGTATTTTTAAAGACCAACATATACCTAAGTGGAACGCCACTTATATCATTTTCATAAGGAAATATAACTATATTCTGCCATGAATATGTTGTAATATTAGGTAATTGAAATTTTAATTCACTTGAGAACAACCCAGAACCTTTATTTAAAGCATATTGAACTATTTTTTTTGCAGCTTCCATATCATCGGGATGCACACGACTATAAAATTTGTCCAAGTCAAAATCATCCGTTAACTCTAGGTCTTCTATTTTCCAATCATAAAATTTAAGTTTATTAATATCAAAAAGAATATACGATATTTGATCATGTAAAGAAATAGCAGTCATATTATGTTGAAAATATTGCATTTTACTATATTTCAAACAATTATTTTTCACTGTAAGAAAATAATGTAGACAAACAAATGCAAATGCAATAATTACAAGACCGTCCAAAACCATCAATACTCTATATAATATTGAGTTTTCATCATAGAATTTATGCAATAAAACCCCTAGTGTTGCGACAATCACAAAGACTATCAACACTACGCAAAATTCCATTTTCATTTTTCTTTTCATGACATTCAGCTTCTTATATTCATTTTATAAAAATGTGTGTATTTAAATTCAACATTATAGTATAAGACAATCGTTTTCTGAATAATTGTCATAAACAATAAATACCTTTTTATCCATAACACTCCTATTGTTAATAAAGCAAAGGAAACGCCTATTTTTAAAATGTTCACAATAGCAGAAATAAATATTTTTTCCATATCAAAATCACATATCAAAAAATTTCTTACGCAGAAGAATTTTGATAGTAACAATAAAATTGAATATAATGCAAAAATGTCAGATATATAAATATTATATATCTCATGTGTGTGTGTGTGTGTGTGTGTGTGTGTGTGTGTGTGTGTGTGTGTGTGTGTGTGTGTGTGTGTGTGTGTGTGTGTGTGTGTGTTAGCAAAATTATTTAATCTTGCAAACATATTAACATATTTAACATATACACTTATCATAATAAAGTTTTATTTGAGATATAAGAAAAACAAAGGTATACTATATTTTTGTATAAAACAAACTTTTTAATAAAAAAAATACATTTAGAAGATTTTTTATAATTTTAAAACTATGCAAAATATTTAATGTGATTTAATTAGGTCCTTAGTACTTTTAATATTAAAAATATATAATTAAATTAAGCATATTTACCTAAAAAATATGGGTCCAATTTACACAATGTAATAAAAACAGACATTTGTTAATCCTTAAAACTTTATTATATAAGTATATTGAGAATGCTTTTATTGCATATATAATAAAGTAAAGGTTACAAAATCAGCAAACATACGTCTTAAATAATATGAAAACAAACATATTAAACAAAAAACTATTTTTTAGTATTGCTCTTTTATGTTACGTCTCTGTTTCTTTTTCTCAAAATAACGGACTCGTAAATATGAAAAAAAGTCGCAGTGCTATAATTTGTAATACTCCCATAGGAGCCGTAAAATGGACAAAGGGCTTTTGGGGTGATGAATTTAACGTATTAAGTAATACCTCGATCTGGAGCATGTGGAATACATGGGACACTCCTGAAATTTCTCACGGATTTAGAAATTTTGAGATTGCAGCAGGTGATATTGAAGGCGAACATATAGGACCTCCATTCCATGACGGAGACATGTACAAATGGCTAGAAGCTGCTGCTGCCGTATATGCTATAACTAAAGATAAAAAAATTGATGCACTCATGGATAAATTTATAAATGAGGTGTTGAAAGCTCAAAGGTCGGATGGATATATACATACACCAGTCATCATACAAGAAAGAAACAAGGGTATAGACTCACATAAAATAGATAAGACAATTATTGGTACTGAGGTAGGTAACAATAAAGAAAAGGTCGCTTTTGCTAACAGACTGAACTTTGAGACTTATAATCTCGGACATCTTATGACTGCAGCGGTTGTACACTACAGAGCAACAGGTAAACGTACTCTGCTTGACGCAGCAATAAAAGCCACTGATTTTCTGTGTCATTTTTATGAAACTGCATCTGCTGAACTTGCCAGAAATGCCATATGTCCATCACATTATATGGGTGTCATTGAAATGTATCGTACAACAGGCAATCCACGCTATCTCAAATTAGCAGAAAATCTTATAAACATACGAGGATTAGTAAATAACGGTACCGATGACAATCAAGACCGGATACCATTTAGAGAACAGTATGCTGCTATGGGACATGCAGTAAGAGCCAACTATCTCTATGCAGGCGTAGCTGATATTTATGCTGAAACAGGTGAAGACCAGCTAATGAACAATCTTACAAAGATATGGACTGATATTGTTAATCATAAAATGTATATTACAGGGGGGTGTGGAGCTCTTTATGATGGAACATCTCCAGATGGGACTAATTATACGCCTGACAGTATTCAGAAAGTTCATCAAGCATATGGCAGGGCTTATCAACTACCAAACTCTACCGCTCATAACGAAACTTGTGCGAATATAGGTAACCTGCTTTTCAATTGGCGAATGTTTGAAGTAACCGGTGACGCAAAATATACAGACATAGTTGAAACTGAATTATACAATGGCATATTGAGCGGAATTAGTCTAGATGGTGAAAAATACTTTTATACAAATCCTCTTCGTATAAGTAAAGATTTCCCTTATACACTGAGGTGGCCAAAGACTAGAGAAAAATACATTAGTTGCTTTTGCTGTCCTCCTAACACTTTGCGCACTCTATGCGAAGCACAGAATTATGCATATACGACGAGCAAAGGTAGACTATGGTGTAATATTTATGGCAGCAGTATATTAAAAACAAAAATAGGTAATGGCAATCTAAAGGTAACACAAACCACAGAATATCCTTACGATGGCAATATAACAATAGTTATTGACACAGTTTCACCAGACAACTCCTTAAATACAGTATGTTTGCGTATTCCAGGATGGTGTGATAGTGCTGCAATATCAGTCAATGGGGTAAAACAGAATGTTGAAATTTCTAAAGGAAAGTATTCTTCTATAAGCAGAAGATGGAAAAACGGTGATAAAATAAGACTGATGTTAGACATGCATCCCCAACTAATCGAGGCAAATCCATTAGTCGAAGAAGATAAAAACCAAGTTGCAGTAAAGCGTGGCCCAATTGTCTACTGCCTCGAATCAGCAGATATATCTAACGGTAAAAGTATCGATGATATTGCCATTCCTGAAAATATAAAACTAACGGAAAAGCGAATATCAATAGATAACCATTATATGGATGCTCTAGAGGGTGAAGCAATACTAAGATCAGGACATTCATGGAAAAATGTACTATATCGTAAAATAGAAAGTGACACCGATAAAATCAAGATAAGACTTATACCATATTATGCATGGGGTAATAGAGGTAATACAGAAATGACCGTATGGATGAACAGAAAATAATTATGAAAACAGTATTAAAGAAAGTTACTATATTATTAATCGGTTTGGTCTATTTTATAAACGTAGGAGCAACTGACATCTTTGTTGCTACATATGGTAATGATGCCAACGACGGTTTGAATAAACCACTATCATCACTATCAATGGCAATTAGAAAAGCTAGAGAGATAAGACGTAACTGTAAAACATCAGATAGCATAAAAATCCATATTAAAAAAGGGACATATAGACTATACGAACCAATATTTTTAAGACCAGAAGACTATAACATCGAGATTATTGGTGATTATGGAACTATTATAAGTGGAGGCATAACTGTAACAGGTTGGAAAAGAGACGGTAAGTTATGGGTAGCTGACGCACCTGATTTCAATGGCCATCCATTGGATTTTAGACAAATGTGGGTAAACGGGGTAAAGGCTGTAAGAGCTAGAGATGTCGTAGACTTTGAAAATATGCACCGCATAAAGAGTATCAATAAAGAAAAGAGGATTATATGGGTTCCAAAATCATCTATAGAAAAAGTGATACATTCTCAATATACAGAAATGGTTCTGCATGAAATGTGGTGTATTGCCAATCTTAGGATTAAGAATATTGTAATACAAGGAGACTCCGCAGGAATATCATTTCAAGAACCAGAAAGCAGTATTCAATTTGAACATCCATGGCCTAGTCCGATGGTAACAAAAGACGGCAAACAAAATTCGCCTTTCTATTTAACTAACTCTATGCAACTACTTGACAATGAGGGAGAATGGTATCATGACATACGTAGCGGAAAATTATATTACTATCCACGCGATAATGAAGATATGACTAACACCGAGGTAATAATACCAGCATTAGAAACATTGGTACAAATTACCGGTACGCCAGATTATGTCGTTAATAATATAACTTTCAGAAATATACAATTCGAGAACACGTCATGGATTAGGCCCTCTTACTACGGTCATGTGCCTCTACAGGCGGGTATGTACCTTACGGAAGCTTATAAGCTAAATCCAAAGATGGTAAGAAATGATGGAAATCACAAACTAGACAATCTAGGATGGCTTGGCCGTGCTAATGCAGCAGTAGAAATAAGAAATGGTAATGATATAAATTTCCGCAATTGCACATTTCAACACCTTGGTGGTAGCGGAATTGATTATATTATAGGAGACAAAAGAGGCATTGTAGACAGTTGCATTTTCAGAGATATAGCAATGAACGGATATGTATCCGGAAGTTTCTCTACTTCCGGAATAGAAGCACATCTGCCATACAATCCAAAAGACAAACGTGAAATATGCGAAATGCAAACTATAAATAATAGTATTTTTAAAGAAGTGGCTAACGAGGATTGGGGATGTGTAGCAATAGCTGCCGGATTTGTAGCAAATATAAATATTGAAAATAACAATATAAGTGAAATTCCATATACCGGAATCAGCCTTGGTTGGGGGTGGACATGTTCGCCAAATTGCATGCACGACAATCGCGTGTATGGAAATACAATATATCATTATGCCATGCATATGTACGACACAGCCGGAATTTATACACTGGGGGCACAACCAGGAACAGTTATATCTCACAACAAAATATACGGTATATACCACCCTTCTTATGTACATGATCCTGAACATTGGTTCTATCTATATACTGATGAAGGAAGTTCTGGTATTACAGTAAAAGACAACTGGACTGAAAGTGAGAAATTTCTTAAAAACGCGAATGGCCCTGGAAATATATGGAAAAACAATGGAAGAATAAAACAATAATGCAATCATGAATAAACGAATAGCAAATATAATTATATTATCGGCATTTACCTTATCTGTCTCTGCACAAACATGGATATGGTACCCTGGAGATTTTGAAATCTGGCTAGGTAACAATATGAACAACCAACGTACAGACCGTGGAACTTTTTTCCCTCCATTTTGGAAATCTGATAGTCACTATGTTACTGTCGAATTCAGCAAAAAGATTTCATTGGATAGGTCTGAAACCATAAACATATCTGCAGAAGGAAAATATAATGTAAAGATAGACGGCAAGCTGATGTTCGGTATGCCACATAAGATAACACTTGATAGTGGGTTCCACAGCCTCAACATCAAAGTATGGAATCAGTCAAGTCCTCCATCTATTTTCGTTGATGGTAATACAATAAAGAGCGATAGTACGTGGAAAGTAACAAATGAAGATAAAGAATGGATAGACGAAAGTGGCAAAGCAAGCGACACTTCTGCCAGTATATATATGGACGCCGGCTCTTGGAATTTTAACACAAAAGAAGAAAGACCATCTCTTTACAAATTAAAAACAGAACCTCGAAATCTGAAAGAATATATTAATAGTAAGTATCCTGGCAAGCTATATGATGCAGGTGCCGAAACATTTGGATATATTACGTTGAAAGGCATTAAAGGAAAAGGGCAAATCAGCATCTATTATGGAGAAAGTAAAGAGGAGGCTATGGATACTGATAAGTGTGAAACACTTGACAGACTAAGCATAGATAATTCAAAAATAACTAATATTTCCACAAACCAGACTAGTGATTTCAATACAGAATACACCATTAATCTTAGCAAAGCTTTCAGGTACATATATATTGTTAGTAACAACGATATTAGAATTGAAGATGTAAGTATGAAATATGAGTATCAGCCAGAAGTAAATCATAGTTCATTTGAATGTAATGACGAAACTATTAATAAGATATGGAACATTGGCATTTACACTTTGGGATTAACTACAAGAGAGTTTTTCATAGACGGAATAAAGCGCGACAGGTGGACTTGGAGCGGTGATGCCTATCAAAGTTATCTAATGAACTATTACAGTTTTTTTGACTCTGATTGTGTAAAGAGAACAATATGGCAATTACGCGGCAAAGACCCTGTTACGAGTCACATCAATACTATAATGGATTACACGTTCTACTGGTTTCTTGGCATATACGACTACTATATGTACAGTGGAGACAAACACTTTCTGAGTCAAATATATCCGCGAATGCAGACAATGATGGATTATGTACTCGGACGTTTAGACAATAACGGGATGGTTACCGGACTTACTGGAGATTGGGTATTCGTCGACTGGGCAGACAAACCGATGGATAAGCACGGTGATTTATCGTTTGAACAAGTACTGTTCTGCAAAAGCTTAGAGACAATGACACTATGCGCAAAAGTAACAGGGAATAATCCGGATGCCGGTAAATATCAAAAGTTATATACAGACCTGAAAGCTAAATTGATACCAACATTCTGGAATGAAAAAAAGCAAGCGATGGTACACAACTGTATCGAAGGCAAACAAAGCGAACAGATAACTAGATATTCTAATATCTTCGCTGTGCTATATAATTATCTCACAGAAAAACAGAAACAAGAGGTTAAGTCTTCTGTACTTGAGAACAACAATATAATGAAAATTACAACTCCATATATGAGATTTTATGAACTGGAAGCTTTATGCGCTATGGGCGAACAGACCAATGTCACGAAGCAGATTAAAGACTATTGGGGAGGTATGATACACGAAGGAGCAACTTCATTTTGGGAGAAATATAATCCTGATGAAAAAGGTAAACAACATCTGGCTATGTATGGCAGGCCCTATGGAAAGAGTCTTTGTCATGCGTGGGGAGCAAGCCCTGTTTATCTATTAGGAAAATATTATTTGGGTGTTAAACCAATAAAAGAAGGATACAAAGAATTTTCAATAACTCCTGTTTTGGGAGGATTAAAATGGATACGTGGTACAGTACCTACCCCGAATGGCTGCGTCAAAGTATATGCAGACAAAAATATGATAAGAGTGAAAGCAACAGAAGGCAATGGTTATCTTTATTTCCATTCTACTAAAAATCCACAAACTAATATCGGGGAAATAAATCGTATCAATAATAATTACTATCGTATATGGGTTAACACCAATCAAGAGGTTGTAATCTCACGATAATCACTTTTGCTAAAGATGGAACCGAATGTAAATAGTTTATTGTTAAATCTTTATTTCATTAATAATAAAGCACATCTACAGTCGTTTCCATCTACATGCAATTCTCTTTTTTCAAATTGAATTAAAACTACTTTTATATTTTGTGTGTCTGTTGTGTTGGTCTTTATGAATCTAATGCAGATTGTAGCTTTATTCTGCATAATAATTTTCCATTTGCTATCTTTTGATGTGCAAAAGTAGCAAATTGGTAGCAAATAGCCAAAATAAATAAGCATAAAGATATAATTATTTTATTTATCTTATCATTATGGTATTATATATATGAAATTGCTTTCATTTTCACACTTAACTCTTGTTTTTTCTATCAATATGAAAGAATATACATAATACATCCGTTTTATATTATCTTTAATTATTTATAAATTAGGTACAACCGTTAAATTAAAGTGAAAAGTGTTTTTAGCAACTGATAAAATTAAAAATAAAATACCACTATACCACTATGGCATGTAAGTTGTTAATTATCTGCATATTGCAGATATACTGGTATCAAAACAAATACCACTAAATACCACCGAAATACCACTTCACAGCTAAAAAGAACCATATTTTTTCAAAATCAAGTATTTTAGTAACGTTTTTATAATTGTGTAAAGCATTTCAGTAAGTATAACAACAAAGATGTATACCTAATTCAGGCATAGTCAAGCCAACAGACAATGCTATTGCAGAACGTGTCAATGGCATCATAAAGCAGGAATGGATTTATCGTATGAAAAGGCCCAAGAACATGGACGGGGCCATGCATATATTAAAAGATATCATATACTTCTATAACAATAAGAGGCCACATATGAGTAACATGATGAAGACACCGGCAGAGAAAAGGAGAAATTATGTTGGATGTTAACGCTCTTTGGAGGCTTCACGCCTCCAGCCGCTTGGCAAACCACCGTGGTGTTTTTCATAGTTCTTATGTTGGATATATGGTATTTTTATTTAACTTTGTAAGCAACAAAACATACATAGAACAATATGTAAAACATTTTCTTTGTGTTAAGCAAATCAGGAAGGCTTTTATATTTCTGTAAAGTGGATCAGTAAAGATTTTAATAATTTGTATAGTAATTCAGTAAGTATAACAACAAAGATGTATACCTAATTCAGGCATAGTCACCTAATTCAGGCATAGTCAGTGAAAGTAGGGCTACTTTACTGCAAAAGTTATGCTTTTACAATGTAATAGCTATCCTTTTACTAACTTAAAGCTATCCATTAGCTAACCAAAAGCTATGCTTTCGCAACCCAAGAGCTATGCTTTCAACAAAAGATATCAATTTGTCATGTAAAGTGGCATTTCGGTGGTATTTAGTGGTATTATATTATCGCCGAAACGCCCATAAACACTATACTTGTGGTAAAGTGGTATTTTTTAATAAAAATCTGTGGCGGAAAACCTTTAAATTACTAAATATCTATCAAGTACAAAAATTAGGGGTCATCAAAACGATGGCCCCCGGATTATTTTAAGGTTGACAAAAAGTCTTATATACTATCAAAGCCAATTTCCAAATTTACGTATATATATTTTCTTTATTATTTGAGTAAGCATACAATAACAGAACAGTATTCCGATGAGCCAGAAAAAATATGATAGAGGCAGTGGAACAAGTCCAATGGCTGCTCCTATACCTGTAAACGGAATTATACAACCTATCACCATCACCATTAATGTCAATCCCATCACAGGCCATGAAGCTCTGCTTTGTATAAATGGGATTCTACGTGTACGTATCATATGCACAATAAGTGTCTGAGATAACAAACCTTCTACAAACCATCCTGACTGGAATAAGGATTGATGTGCAGGACTATTACATCCGAATACATACCACATAAGCAGATATGTAAGAATATCAAAGACCGAACTGATCGGACCTATGCACAGCATAAATCTACTTAAATCAGAAGCATCCCATTTGCGTGGTTTCTTAAGATACTCGCCATCAAACTTATCAAAAGGTATAGATATCTGTGATGTATCATATAACAAGTTCTGTATTAACAGGTGAACAGGCATCATTGGAAGAAATGGCAAGAAAGCGCTAGCTGCTAACACACTGAACATATTTCCAAAGTTAGAACTAGTCGTCATCTTGATGTACTTCATCATATTGCCAAATGTTTTACGCCCCTCCATCACGCCATCTTCTAGCACCATAAGGTCTTTCTCCAAAAGAATTATATCTGAACTTTCCTTTGCTATATCCACTCCTGAATCAACAGAGATACCAACATCAGACTGTCTCAGGGCTGCTGCATCATTAATTCCGTCGCCCATAAATCCTACAGTATTTCCTAAATCCTGTAATAGAGTAATAATACGAGATTTGGCCAAGGGTGTAAGCTTAGAGAACAAAACAGTATCAGGCAGTTTCTCTTTAAGTTCTTCATCTGTCATCGCATCTATCTGCATACCTGTAAGTGAAGAAGTGCTATCCATACCGATATGACGCGCAACGGTTTTTACAATAGCCTCGTTATCACCAGAGAGGACTTTCACACTTACTCCATTTTCTTCCAACTTACGTATAGCATTTATTGCTGAAGGCTTTGGAGGATCAAGAAATGCCAAATAACCTATTAAGACCATATCATCCTCGTCTATTACAGAGAATTCGCCTCCCTTTTCCACATAACTCTTTTGAGCAACAGCGATGACTCTAAGGCCGTCTCTATTCATATCCTCAGTTATATCAAGAGACTTTCTACGGAGTTCGTCAGTAATATAACATACCCTGTCGCCTATTTCAACATGAGAGCATATTGACAGAACTTCTTCAACTGCACCTTTTGTTATGATCTGTCTCTTTCCACTATGATCTTCCACAACTACAGACATACGACGCCTGGTAAAGTCAAATGGTATTTCATCTACCTTATTGTAATCATCTGCAAGATGTTCCATCTGTAAATCTGATACATGGGCTAAGATTGCCTTATCCATAAGATTTTTGAG comes from the Xylanibacter oryzae DSM 17970 genome and includes:
- a CDS encoding SDR family NAD(P)-dependent oxidoreductase; its protein translation is MKRAIIIGASSGIGFEISKLLLADGWNIGVAARRTNRLESLKSMSPTTVETEYLDITSDDSSSRILSLIDRLGGIDLFIQASGIGKQNRDLNQQIEIDTIRTNTLGFTRVITTVFNYMSKNSGGHITVISSIAGTKGLGPAPSYSASKAFQSTYIQALEQLSNMRHLNIKFTDIRPGFVDTDLLSDDHYPMLMDKTNVAKEIIRAIHANKHISIIDWRWRITTFLWRIMPRYIWRKIKL
- a CDS encoding right-handed parallel beta-helix repeat-containing protein codes for the protein MKTVLKKVTILLIGLVYFINVGATDIFVATYGNDANDGLNKPLSSLSMAIRKAREIRRNCKTSDSIKIHIKKGTYRLYEPIFLRPEDYNIEIIGDYGTIISGGITVTGWKRDGKLWVADAPDFNGHPLDFRQMWVNGVKAVRARDVVDFENMHRIKSINKEKRIIWVPKSSIEKVIHSQYTEMVLHEMWCIANLRIKNIVIQGDSAGISFQEPESSIQFEHPWPSPMVTKDGKQNSPFYLTNSMQLLDNEGEWYHDIRSGKLYYYPRDNEDMTNTEVIIPALETLVQITGTPDYVVNNITFRNIQFENTSWIRPSYYGHVPLQAGMYLTEAYKLNPKMVRNDGNHKLDNLGWLGRANAAVEIRNGNDINFRNCTFQHLGGSGIDYIIGDKRGIVDSCIFRDIAMNGYVSGSFSTSGIEAHLPYNPKDKREICEMQTINNSIFKEVANEDWGCVAIAAGFVANINIENNNISEIPYTGISLGWGWTCSPNCMHDNRVYGNTIYHYAMHMYDTAGIYTLGAQPGTVISHNKIYGIYHPSYVHDPEHWFYLYTDEGSSGITVKDNWTESEKFLKNANGPGNIWKNNGRIKQ
- a CDS encoding sensor histidine kinase encodes the protein MTAISLHDQISYILFDINKLKFYDWKIEDLELTDDFDLDKFYSRVHPDDMEAAKKIVQYALNKGSGLFSSELKFQLPNITTYSWQNIVIFPYENDISGVPLRYMLVFKNTDLVHKHMDDYNKMSMKVESADRMKSTFVHNISHEIRTPLNAVIGFLQLLDAGVTKEEHELFMDIIYKNLDMLIVIINDLISLSSLESGCYMFNRNKFDISSFMHDFIESMRDKIHEGLELRLIEHESYPVYLDPHRLSEVMNILLLNANKFTPSGNITVDYSVAGSLLTVSVADTGIGIAKEYQSVIFGKFEKISQFSQGPGLGLCIFKDIIDKVNGRIGVESEPCKGSKFWFSVHCDKRDD
- a CDS encoding cation diffusion facilitator family transporter, translating into MSDHKNIFRIQSVNKAFIIAVVINLIFISIETTVGLTESSLSLLSDAGHNLRDVFSLLLVLVSFRLAKVKRNKHFTYGYKKSTILISLVNATILIVALCAIIIESILKFHVPANVNGEAMSWTATAGIVVNGITAALLINGQKHDINIRGAFLHKLIDAMVSVGVVISGLVITYTGWNIIDPIVSLVIAIVILIPSVKLLIESIHLSLDGIPHGINIEDIEKIIKNTSHVIEVHHIHIWPLSTTENALTAHIKIDDISYMENVKYEIKNQLEIAGINHTTIEFESNIFKCDDTRCNIASPQN
- a CDS encoding aceric acid hydrolase; translated protein: MKTNILNKKLFFSIALLCYVSVSFSQNNGLVNMKKSRSAIICNTPIGAVKWTKGFWGDEFNVLSNTSIWSMWNTWDTPEISHGFRNFEIAAGDIEGEHIGPPFHDGDMYKWLEAAAAVYAITKDKKIDALMDKFINEVLKAQRSDGYIHTPVIIQERNKGIDSHKIDKTIIGTEVGNNKEKVAFANRLNFETYNLGHLMTAAVVHYRATGKRTLLDAAIKATDFLCHFYETASAELARNAICPSHYMGVIEMYRTTGNPRYLKLAENLINIRGLVNNGTDDNQDRIPFREQYAAMGHAVRANYLYAGVADIYAETGEDQLMNNLTKIWTDIVNHKMYITGGCGALYDGTSPDGTNYTPDSIQKVHQAYGRAYQLPNSTAHNETCANIGNLLFNWRMFEVTGDAKYTDIVETELYNGILSGISLDGEKYFYTNPLRISKDFPYTLRWPKTREKYISCFCCPPNTLRTLCEAQNYAYTTSKGRLWCNIYGSSILKTKIGNGNLKVTQTTEYPYDGNITIVIDTVSPDNSLNTVCLRIPGWCDSAAISVNGVKQNVEISKGKYSSISRRWKNGDKIRLMLDMHPQLIEANPLVEEDKNQVAVKRGPIVYCLESADISNGKSIDDIAIPENIKLTEKRISIDNHYMDALEGEAILRSGHSWKNVLYRKIESDTDKIKIRLIPYYAWGNRGNTEMTVWMNRK